The sequence below is a genomic window from Nostoc flagelliforme CCNUN1.
AAAAGCCGCCTTCTTGACGTTTGAGAAATTGTAAACCTTCCGATTCGCTAGGATTGGGTGACATGGCGGGAATTCCTCCCCATGTAGCACAGTCTCCCACGGCTACAATAAATTTAGCGACTTTGGCAAGGTCTGCTAACCAATCTTTCATGGCGCGATCGGCAAACCGATTCCATTCGCCTGTACCGTTGGGGGCATTAACAACGCTGCCTTCAAATACCAAGATATCTAAAGGAATTGTGCCAGAAATGCAATCCCGCAGCAGTGTTTGTAAGTTGTTGCCTAGTTCCAATCCCAAGGAAGGATGCCAAAGTAAATTGATGCCAAAGTCGGCAATTAAATCACAGACTGTCGGTTCTTCGGCATTGAGAAATGACATGGTGTTGCCTGAACAAGCACCACCTTGTAGCCATAGTACGTTAGTCATCGGCTAGGTGTTTTTGTATTGTTTACCATACGTTATTTAAGGAATAATGCTTGTAGAGTTCCACGTATTTATCAATATTTATTAATAATAATATATTTTTTATAGACTTATCTATTTTCAAGGAAAATTAATTATTATGAATAATTAAAATCTAATTAAGGTTGGCTAAAAGGTTATATCTATGACAGATTTTTCAATAAAAATTTGAATAATAGTCTCATTTGAATCAAATACACGGGTAGGGGCACGGCATTGCCGTGCCCCTACGAGTATCTGTGGTTAGTTCTTTTTTTCTGTACTATGTGGGAATTGCTATATATTAATAGGCTAATATTTTAAACCTGAAAGTCTTGTAATTTAAAAAATCCGACTGCAAAATAAAATAGTAAAGAATTATAATTTGATAACAAAGTTAAGTATTAAATATATAAGATGTTATCGCTTTAATATAGAATAACTGTATTATGTTAAGCCATCATACAGAACACCTGATAAAAATGTAAGGTGTTTAAAGCTGACATTAATATTGGCAATTTCCCCCTAGAATTTTATAAATAGAGTGTTTTATAGTAAAAAAATTGATTCACTCAATTATTAGGCATGGGGTATAAGGAAGCGAATAAGGTACAGGGAATAGAGTTTATGAACTGTCCCCTGTCTTTTATCTTCTATCCCTAATCCTAGTTTCAGACAAAAAAGGGGAATTCCGCCTAAAGGACTCGAAGCCTGCGTAAATCAGTATGGCCCGTGATTAGACACATAAAGCGTGTCTTGATCATTCATGGGTGTTGATATCAATTCCCAATTGGCTAGAGTACGGCAGAGTTATGACCCCCAGCATTACAGATTCAGCAGTGAAGGCTGCGGTAGCAGCTGTTGCATCGGAGTCAGCCTCAGCAGAGGAAAAAATCCAGATGCTGATCGAGATAGCACAGGGTTTTCAAAAAAAGCCCAAAGCTGCCCAAGACTTGCGAAATGCAGTTGGGTTATATTACCGGGCCTATCAAATGTGTGGTGAAGAGTATCCCCTACTGAAAGCCAGGGCGCAAGTGGGCATGGCAGGGACGTTACAGGCAATACCGGATGCTGATTACCAACTGCTGCTGCAAGCGAAAACAGGTTATGAAGAGGCGCTACCGATTTTACAAGAATTAGCTTCTCCAGAGGAAGTAGCAGAGACGCAGATGAATTTTGGGCTAGTGTTGCAGTCGCTTGTACCGTTCAATTTGGCGCGGATAACCGACAGCATCCAGGCTTATCATGAGGCGTTGCGGGTGTTTACCTGGGAAGATTACCCTCAAGAATACGCGATTTTGTATAACAATATTGCGATCGCTTACCTTTCTATGCCCTTAGCATCGGAACGGGAATATTTGCGTCAAGGGTTAGCTGTGCAATCATTTGAGGTAGCACTAAAGCATATTAATCTGATTGACCATCCTAGAGAATATGCGATGTTGCAAAATAATTTGGGTAACGCTTTGCAATATTTAGTGAGTTCCCATCCTGTAGAGAATAATTTAAGAGCGATCGCAGCTTATGACGAAGCGTTAAAAGTGCGTAACGCCAAAGATACACCCCTAGAGTACGCTAACACAATTTCCAACAAAGCTAACGCCCTATTCAACTTACCAGACGACCAGGAAAAGCCAGAAGCTGGTAATCCTCAAAATCTTTTGCAAGCGCGTATCTACTATCAAGACGCTTTAGAAATATTTACGAAATACCAACAAATTGCCCAAGCAGAGGTAGTAGCCCAAGCGCTACAAGATGTAGAAGCAGAAATAGGGAATAGGGAATAGGTTAGTTATTCTTTCTCCCTCATCTCCCCACTCCCCACTCCCTACTTCCCTAATTCCTAACAATCAGGACAAAACAGCATGAGAGATATTTTTACCTACTCAAACGTGATAAATTTTATCACAAGTTTAGTAGATGGTGACTTGAACATAGCAACAGAATTTGTGTGGTTAATCATCGCCACAGCTTTGTCTATGGTCGGCGGTGCAATTGGAGGAATGCTGTTAGCTGGCAAAGATATAGGCTATCAGTTTTCAGCAATGCTTGGTGCATTATTTGCCCCGGCGGGTGTAATTCCCGCCATCCTCCTAGGGCTTGCCGCCTTAAATTTATTGACAAATTATTAGGAGACAACATGTTAGAAATAGGATGGTTTTCGGCTAAGTTATTTTTTAAAGGAAAGCTACTACGTGACCCAGTGTATTTTGTTAAGCAAACTACTATTGGTATTGCTGTAGGTTTCTTACTGCTAGTGTTACTTGCACAAGCTCCAATTCCCTTCTACTTACCAATAATATTATCTAGCTTAGTGACAGGCATGATTATGCCATTTCTCCTCAAGGACTTCAAAATGAAGTGATTAGTCATTGATGAATAACTAATGACTCATGACCAATGACTAATGACTAATCACCAATGACAAACCTTGAAGAATTAGTTCAGGAAATTAACCGCTTTGAGGCGATTATATCCGAGTGGGATGAAAGCCAACGGTGTGTAGCAGTGGGTCTAAAAAGAGCAATCGAAGCTTTGCATAAAGCTGCATTGACTAATTTAATTAAAAGCCTAAAACAAGAATCAATGCCAGCTTTGCGCCATGCTGTTGCAGATGAGTTAGTGTATGCAGTGCTACTGTATCACGAACTAGTCAAACCACCGAAACCTCCACTTTCACAACGTATTCAGACAGCCCTTGAAGAAGTTCGCCCAGGTTTAAAAAGCCATAATGGGGATGTAGAATTAGTAGCAATTAAGTCACCAGATACAGTAGAAGTCAGATTAATCGGAACTTGCAGCAGTTGTCCAGATTCTACTTTAACTTTATCTCAAGGAGTAGAACAGGCAATCAAAAACC
It includes:
- a CDS encoding NifU family protein, with product MTNLEELVQEINRFEAIISEWDESQRCVAVGLKRAIEALHKAALTNLIKSLKQESMPALRHAVADELVYAVLLYHELVKPPKPPLSQRIQTALEEVRPGLKSHNGDVELVAIKSPDTVEVRLIGTCSSCPDSTLTLSQGVEQAIKNHCPEITKVVAVNSSPTVNNANSSLISPFSAKITSTWIKVATIDQVPEFSVLAVQLAGTSLILHRQGVTVKSYRNACTHLGSPLEKGKVENGIITCPAHGFQYKLETGKCLTVPDVSLQSYPVKVKDDKVFVKLQK